Genomic DNA from Danio rerio strain Tuebingen ecotype United States chromosome 5, GRCz12tu, whole genome shotgun sequence:
CCTTCATCTCCAAGATTGTCTAAGACCAGCCACAGCTGCTGCAACAATCAGTTTCCATAAGCAACAGATTTTTGCATAAGCTGTGTCCGGGAAGTTTATCTTGCTTGTCATCTTCACAGGGGTCTTGAACAGATAGAAGTTCGTCATCATAACTGATTTCAGTATGCAAAAGCTCAAATTTGCTGGTGTTTGGCACTTTGGAGAGGTGTTTTCCTCATGGATGAATCCCAGTTTCACTGTATAGGGCATGCAGCATGTAtagtattatgtgtgtgtgtaagcaattTTCTGATGTCAACTTTGTGAATCGAGTGGTCCATGGTGGCGGTGGGGTTATGTATGGGCAGGTGTATGATATGGACAACACAACTGCATGTTATTGATGGCATTTTAAATACAGAGATACTGCAATGAGATCCTAATTGTTGTGCCATTCATCCATGAACATTACTTTATGCAGCAATATGATTTTGCATGTGCAGACCCATGCTGTCAGCATCTGTACACAAAACCTGAATATCCAAGATAAAATATCCAAGTTCTATCATGTGGTTCCATCATGCATGTTTGGGATGCTCTTTAAAAAGCACGTTCTAGTTTCTGACAATATCCAGCAACTTCGCACAACAATCCACAGGCATGTGAAGGATATATTATATAACCTACTTGAGTTTCACACTCTTAAGTATATTGGGttgtgtaaaaacataaacaaatcttACTGCTGGACgcattttttttatgcagcagggTTGAAACAATCCACCATGTTTCAGAGATTTCTGTCTTTAAATCTGTCCCATCAAGGATCGTTTATCCTTTTTCTTATTTCTtcattaatatgattatttaaatcagtatttaatctttgaaatgatttttactaataaataaagttaaacattAATTTGGAAGGTATTTAGCAGTGTTCTGTTGAAGACTCTATCTTTGGCTGTAATAActctattttcaggagccaccaaaTCAGGTCATATATGGAGACCTCTAAATGGAATTGCAGGGCCTGATAAAACAATTGTTCCTATTGATATTGATATGTGTTAATGCTGTCTTAAGTGATTTTGATATGTTTATGtgttaattatatttttagtGATTTCCTTTTAGTGCAAGACATTGAGTTGGATGTAAGCTGGCAGTTTGTATGTAGATTTTACCGgcttttaaccagttttgataagacagctgagagtacactcagccttgggtaaGAAACCGAGGCCTAGTGGCTGTCTGACGTTAAATGTTTGAGATATTGCGATATCGTTCAGAATTGAACGTGGAAAACGTGGAAATTTTCTTAGTCGGTCTGTTTTACCCCATCAGGTtaaaacacctatatgtatgatgcagttaatgacgttatgtgagagtatacgaacttgagtgttgaagctggcttctactgatgaaactgcaaactatcttccgtaaagtttatttatttaaatctctgactcttcttcatctgacagacttgGTCATTTTTTGGTTGAAACTGTACAGTTTATACATATGAAAACAAATCAAGTCAGAATTCAACTTCAGCTCAgcataaaacacaaaacatccTTTAAGTATTGCAGTGTGAACACTATCATTGGCATTAACATTTATATTGTAGCAATTTCAAGACCAAATCATTTTGTGAACTACTATGCTCATGTGAATTTCTTCTTATACAATAGTCATGTTGCTTTGGGAACATTGTGATAGTGTAGTGCAGAATGGTGTTAAATGAAACATCCATTTAAGCACTGAATTGTTGAATTGCAGCCCCATGGCACATGAAAACAAGAAGAGTCTGCCTTGTAAACTGATCTCACTGGCCAGTCATGACCTCAGCGTGCAAGTATGAGTTCTCAGCCTGGACCTGCATTTACCAGAGCACTGAGCAGCCTGCCAGAGAAACTGAGACTCATTATCACCGGTCTCAGAGGAGCTCAACCGCTAAGGGTGGAGCAAAGGAGATAAGCCCTTCCCTCTTAAAGAATGAAGACTTCATACTCAGTATGGGAAGCAGCAGCTGTGTGCACATCCTTGTGCTGGAATAGGATATAATGATTAGTTGTTATATGGGGCATCTGTCACACACAACATCTATTAAGTTTTTATGGGCCACAAAGACATTAATATACGACAAGACAGAAATTACACAAAACTggactataaaaaaaaagtttaatactgTATATGAAAGGCTGGAGCTAGTTTATCTGTTGGTCTGATTAGttaaatcaacatttatttattgcccTTTTATGCATTAATTTAGCCAATCCCAGTGTGATATTTTTTGTaatgtatataaaacattttagaaaactagTCAATGACTTCTAAATGAAACGCTTTAATGTTACGTTATGTGCACTGgccactttttttaaacataggCATAAACCGGGGAATGTTTGTTTGCAGTCTTTGGATACTACCTTACGTTTGGATAGAAAAAGTGAACATACACATATATTGTGTCAATAAGAATCAACTTTATTAGCAAACGTGAGCCGTTCTCGATCTGTATAATTTAATCCGGGAAATTAACTGTAAACTGTTTAAAATTCTAATTCTTGGACTATACCAAAGGAATCAAGACCGATTAGATTAACTTGTTGGAAACGCAGTCACTCCGTGTAAACAGGTTTTCCGAGATGTTCGGTTAAGATCTTGGCTGAAATGTCTCAGTAACAAAGTAGTCATCTTACGGCTTCTAGTGAATAATTTGAGCATGGAAAGAATGAAATGCGTCCTTGGGGTCTGTCCATTGAGGCTGACGCAGATATATAGGTAGTGTTGCTCAACACTCCACCTACAGCAGTGGGAGGGGCGATCGATCGAGTCTCAATGTGTGACGGTTtgcattaaataattacaattaagcACTTCATATACTGTTTGTGTACAAAGTCaaaaatgtgcaataaaaaaaaattccaagaCTTGAAAACAAAGCCTGTTGACGAAGCTCAAATACAAGTAAGAGAGTGCCACCCATCGGCGACCACAAAGTGGTGCAACCCAAGAAATTCAAGCAATCTAAACGGAGTTTAAAGTGCCTAATGAGCCTGACCAAGCAAAAAcggtcaaaaaaaagaaaagaaaaaattgcAAGTGTACTGGGTTCATTAATATTTGCGCAGATTCACCATAAATTCAAAGAATTAACACTTCAAACTCAAAGCTGtagctttacatttttaatagccaaaacaaataaaattcttatttacaaaatatttcctcgctacacacacacacacactaaacttaCATAACAAATATATTCAAAATTGACAATCCATTGCAGTGGCACATTATCAAAACCATTAGTTTAATTGGTCCAATAACAAAATGTGGTTTAAATCATGCGTTCATAAAGCAGCACTTTGACTAAAcccaagcaaaaaacaaaaccaagtcAGTTTAACTAAAACTAGCAGAAATAGTCCTTGTATTCAGTAACCCGCTCAATGGTGATAGTGACTTGATTCCATACCATCCTAGCCCTAAAGCTAAAATGTTCATACAAAACTTACAAGTACGCTGAAgcttaaaactttaaaaagtttatttgaaTTCAAATGTACAAACTTGCAAAAACACTTTGAATCATTAAAAGATTACTTTTGCTCAACCCATGGCAGTGAAGAAATCCGtaaaataaattgcaataaaaagGTTCAACAGTAAAACATGCATAAGTTACAATTTTTACAAGGCAGCACACAGTGCTTAAGTCTCTTCAGCATAACCCCAACTATGAGATCTGCTTAGCCAGGTCTTTGATCAAGGAGGACTTGAGCTGAGAAATTGTAGCAATTCTCATCTGCTTCTGACTGGAGTACTTATTCTTCACAGCCTAAAAGAGACAGATACATTTAGTTactgtgcacaaaaaaaaaaaaaaaaaaaaaaaaactccaagtCTGGCAGGCGGCTTAATAGCAGTTTGAAACAACTCACCAGATGCTTAGAAAGGCCCTCGTTGACCCTCACAACATTTTTGGCAATATGCTGCATCACAGGAACCAGCTCATCTTCAGTGTAGCCCATGTAGTGCTGAAGAGTAGGGGTCTGCAGAAGGGCAgatgaacaattaaaaaaaaaaaaaaaaaaaaaaaaaaaaaaaaaaaaaaaaaagcaagtaaaCAGCCAACCCATACAAGAACTTACCCAGTCACCACAGTTGAAGACCTTCAGGGTCAGGGCATAAGCAGCACTGGCCATCTGAGAGGGAGGGTAGTGGACCATGTCATAATCGACCATGGTGAGCTCCAGGAAATATTTCGCTAATGTGTGATGTTCTGCAGTCACCTGCAAtataaatgatgataataataataataataataataataataataatacttcaaCAAAGCTTTAAAATGGCTTAAATGACTTACATCTCCAATCTTGGAGGCCCTCCTGAGAAACTGTAGCGGTAGAGGCCTTCCAAAACCAAAGTTGAGGACTCTTAGGACCTTCATCTCCATCTCCCGGATTTGACTGGTGGTGTATGCACGGTCTGTCACAAAAGCAAAGTCTGCAATCTCTGGTGGGTACATCTCTTCATATTTTGAGGCGATGAACATGGCCGTTACACCAACAAGTTGCAGCTGCTTCTTTGGAACTGGATGATCCTGAGCAACAAATAAAAATCCCATTAAaaaggaaagttcacccaaaacaggAAATTGTAAATTTACTCAGCCTTCAACTTCCAAACCAgtttaacaaataatattaaaaaaaaaattccaacaacttccatagcatttgttttaccatGCATGTACATCACTAAAGATTTCCAAAATATCTTTAACTTTCAACTTGCACTTGACATCCAGAAGCAAAACTGGAAGTGCACCCACCTGAAGGAAGCGATCAATGATGGCAACAGTCATGTACATTGTCTCCTGAAGCAGCCTAAACTTAATCTGGACTTGTACAAGCCAGTCGATAAGAATGGCACGCATGTTCCCAGTAACTTCCTTTCCTGCCAGATATTTTGGCCTTACAGCTTGTTCAGTCTGTAAAAGAGAAAGACCAACATCAGCTTTCaaatacagacaaaaaaatattCCATATTAAAATTTACAAACCTCAAGCTGGCGCAAATACAAATAGATGTCCTTGACATATTCACTGCAAAGCATGGGATTATCATAGTCATCTGCGTCAACATCCTTGATATTAAGCAGAACATCAGAGAATGCTTGACACAGATCATCTGAAGCACAGCCGGAGGTCTCCATAGGAACAGGAGAGGAAGGCTCAGACACAACCTACAAGGAACAACAAGTACACCAATATAAGACAAGCTAGGGCATTCAACCATCTTCAATCTAGTATTTGGGGGTCCAAACAACCCACAGCTTAGAGTACAGAATTTGTCAGTTTCGATCCTGTACTTTGACTGCTACATGTCATGAAAAATAACTGTCTGATGAAGGCAAAGTAGAATCTTCTGCAGGCTGAAATCACCAGTCTAACAGAAAGCTACACTTGCATCATTCAGGTCCCCGACTTAAGAACCAGTTTTGGTAAATGCAAACAGTTGCACAAAATGTTTGTGATTAACACCATGAAAGTTTCTATTATATGGGGAAAAAGTACTACaattaagattaaataaaaagGTATGCTAAACTCTAAAATGTGATCTGGTTTAACAGCAAAAGCCTATTCAAAggagttaaaagaaaaaaaaaaaaattcttgcatcgcttttttttaacattgaaaagACTTTTCTCCCACCCCTTACACTAGGCTGACTAGGGGCCTGATGTTCACCGCTTTCTAACCTGGCTAACGTTAGGTTGGTGAAACGccctgtttaaaattattcagCCGGAAGTTTGCGCGCTTATTAAAATTGGCAATTTAACGttgatggtttaaaaaaaaaaaaaaaaaaaaacctgccccTTGAATAAAACCTAGTCCACCGTCATACAGTAATAACAACTGCGGCAGAAATCATGCAACAGTAATCTTCAGATGCTTTGTACGTGTACCCTTCTAAACTTTATCAATTTTAAAAGTAACAGATCCACGGTTTACCTTAACGCCATGTTGAACCTTAGGAGAATCCTTCTTGGGCTGTTGAACCACAGGTGCCTTCTCAACCACAACCTCGGCGGCGGGTGCAACCTTCACCTCCTGTTACAAGTTTGgcgatttatttttaaattgaaaacttGTCAATATTAAAAGGGGATAAATGAAGAAATTACTTTAAGCTCTTACCTTCTTCTTCAAAGCCTGTCGTGTTTGCGGATTGTTGCCAATCTCCCCCAGCGCGGCCCTTGGTCTGAGTCCGGGCTTGTTCGCTACAACTGCTTTTCCGGGCAGAGCGTTCTGATTCTCGCTGCTGGCCAGGCGAGTGTTCTACTCGGTAGGGTGgataaaataatcagttttaCAGAAATGGTAAGTGGTGGCTTAAACAGTTAGGTTAGAGAGCTTTCAACTAAAATCTATAGACATCATGCAATATAGTTCATCGTAAACTTAAAGCATGCGATTAATAGTCTTATAAAcagcacattaaaaaaaagttaaaatgcaacAGTGACAAATAAAACACGATCTCTAAAATGAAACTTTCTACAAAATGCTTTCGCAAATTATAGGAACTGAAGAACGCGCTAACACAGCACCATGTTAGACATCGATAATGGAACATCTCTGGCATTCTCCTTCAGATGAATAATGAACAAAGGCTGCTCTGTACAACGCAACATACGCAGACTTAAAACTGAAATGCTAATAAAACAACTTACCCTTGTGACACGGAGAGCCATTATTTCTCGTGGTTTATTGCTGTGACTCGATGAACAAACTGGTAAAATCTACTCAAGCGAGCTCAATATAGCACTATTTCTCTACAGAGGTTTAAATTGTCGCTCTTTCAAATATGATTCGCTGGGTTCGAAAATTATAGCGATCTGATTGGCTCGGATACAGCTGATTTCAATGCGTTTCCAGGCCAACGATTACCACGTGACGTTTTGAGGCGGGGATACACTCAAACACGTTCTTCTTGGCCTGAACCGGAGTTCATTCTGGAGTTTACCAGCTCGTCACCGCCACCCGTTGCCGCGGAGCGACATTCATATATCATGTGTAAGctacattattttatttccttCTAAATTGATACTTAAGAttgcttatttataataaataagatGTCAGGCATAATAAGAAAGATATGATTTAAGATGTggcatcatggtggcacagtaggtagcgcaatcgccttacagcaagaaggtcactggctggagcctcggctgggtcccTTGGCATTTCTTgctggagtttgcatattctccctgtgtttgcatggttttcctctggatgctccagttccccccacaagtccaaagacatgagctacaggtgaattaggtgtgtgaatgagagtttgtgtgtgtgtgtttcccagtgatgggttacagctggaagggcatctgctgcgtaaaacatatgctggatatttttgtggctcattccactgtggcgaccccatattaataagaggactaacccgaaaagaaaatgaatgaatgaatttaagatGTCTTTTCTTCCAGTGAATAGTTCACTATCAGCGCTAATATTGTTGCACATTTGACAAATAAATCCTTGCATATCTTGCCATAATGAAGCCTCTTAACTAAGTGTCAACTGTCTGTGCAACTACTTATTTTTGTCTTGGGTGTGTTCACACATCCACACGACTGCACAAATTTTGGAAACATCTGACactgcaatatttttttctgttatatattttgcaatatcatttgcacatttaaaaattgcacatattcattgcactgattcattcatttgaaGTGTACATACCCACCGTACatgtacatttgtaattatgtttatctatctgcacacttctaaTTATTAAAAGCAACCTGTAaatatattcatctattgtaaatctcttTTCAAAGacaatacaacctgtatataatgttcatagtacagccatctgtaaatatcacggtagtttttctgtaactgcactttataacttatacctgtatccagCACTTGCTGCAATTGCACTCCGGGTTAGACCTTATCTGCTTTTCGTTGCCCTGtgcttgtacatgtgtaatgacaataaagttgaatctaatctgaTCTGATctaatatgaatacaatttcaaatttggaaagaatttaacattttatagtGATTGGGggattttgtatatatatatatatatatatatatatatatatatatatatatagatatagatatagatctatatatatctatagatatagatatatatctatatctatatatatatatatatatctatatctatatatatatatctatatatatatatatatatatctatatatatatatatatatatatatatatatatatctatatatatatatatatatatatatatatatatatatatatatatatatatatatatctatatatatatatatatatttggc
This window encodes:
- the ccnb1 gene encoding G2/mitotic-specific cyclin-B1 (The RefSeq protein has 1 substitution compared to this genomic sequence) — encoded protein: MMALRVTRNTRLASSENQNALPGKAVVANKPGLRPRAALGEIGNNPQTRQALKKKEVKVAPAAEVVVEKAPVVQQPKKDSPKVQHGVKVVSEPSSPVPMETSGCASDDLCQAFSDVLLNIKDVDADDYDNPMLCSEYVKDIYLYLRQLETEQAVRPKYLAGKEVTGNMRAILIDWLVQVQIKFRLLQETMYMTVAIIDRFLQDHPVPKKQLQLVGVTAMFIASKYEEMYPPEIADFAFVTDRAYTTSQIREMEMKVLRVLNFGFGRPLPLQFLRRASKIGDVTAEHHTLAKYFLELTMVDYDMVHYPPSQMASAAYALTLKVFNCGDWTPTLQHYMGYTEDELVPVMQHIAKNVVRVNEGLSKHLAVKNKYSSQKQMRIATISQLKSSLIKDLAKQIS